A section of the Metabacillus endolithicus genome encodes:
- a CDS encoding acetamidase/formamidase family protein: protein MSHIINRSQPIYAFSKEHSPILNMKSGETVIIETYDCFENQITSANSTYESLDWSKVNPATGPVYVEGAEVGDILEVTIDDIKLEDQGVMAVSPGMGVLGEKITKFEAKLIPVENGKAIFNENIHIPLNPMIGVIGVAPQGEPISCGTPGSHGGNMDNKMITKGTTLYFPVFQQGALFALGDLHAAMGDGEVCVTGIEIAGQVTVTIKVIKGKSLRNPVLETEEFIGTIASAKTIDEAVKVSVEDMVELLQDKTRLPLSELTMILSAVGQTQICQVVDPLMTTRFLVPKWVLEKNNVSLF, encoded by the coding sequence ATGTCTCACATTATTAACCGTTCACAGCCAATATACGCTTTTAGTAAAGAGCATTCTCCAATTTTGAATATGAAATCTGGAGAAACAGTGATCATTGAAACCTATGATTGCTTTGAAAACCAAATTACTTCAGCTAATTCTACATATGAAAGCTTGGACTGGAGTAAGGTCAATCCCGCGACAGGTCCTGTTTATGTGGAAGGGGCAGAAGTGGGAGATATTCTAGAAGTGACAATTGATGATATAAAATTAGAAGACCAAGGTGTGATGGCCGTTAGTCCAGGAATGGGCGTTTTAGGTGAAAAGATTACTAAATTTGAAGCAAAACTTATTCCAGTTGAAAACGGGAAAGCTATTTTTAATGAAAACATCCACATTCCATTAAATCCAATGATTGGTGTAATTGGAGTAGCTCCACAAGGTGAACCAATCTCTTGCGGCACACCAGGCTCTCACGGTGGAAATATGGATAATAAAATGATTACAAAAGGAACAACCCTTTATTTCCCAGTGTTTCAACAAGGTGCGCTCTTTGCTTTAGGAGATCTTCATGCTGCAATGGGCGATGGTGAGGTTTGTGTAACAGGAATTGAGATAGCTGGACAGGTTACTGTCACTATAAAGGTGATTAAAGGAAAATCACTACGTAATCCTGTTTTAGAAACAGAAGAATTTATTGGGACGATTGCATCAGCAAAAACAATCGATGAAGCTGTTAAGGTGTCTGTAGAAGATATGGTTGAATTACTTCAGGATAAAACGCGCTTACCACTTAGTGAATTAACGATGATATTAAGTGCTGTAGGACAAACTCAAATTTGTCAGGTCGTTGATCCACTAATGACAACGAGATTCTTAGTTCCAAAATGGGTTTTGGAAAAGAACAATGTCTCCTTATTTTAA
- a CDS encoding response regulator transcription factor — protein MRSSEGCRVVIVDDEQLIRQGIKHYMQWEQEGFQIVGEASNGQEALELIEKTKPHIVLTDIVMPIMDGEELTRIVKSKYPHIEIIILSSYGDFDYVRSTFQNGAVDYILKPKLDTESLLTVLKTAASQIPSLQGEKEESTVDVNIGHIIEKLISGYDTQYDENLILEVFPYSNFRLVAIDYRLIEEKSLEDISAINSEIEVLITSFAKDVKLEIFKIEEDVSVFLVNGSEDFLTLISELPPKILEHHSQLSILISETFTSFSQIWLKYNEVIKKMLQYRFYFPDTNIVIEKNLLKETPKIVSFNLDKFTNDFKHERFDLAFSYLDEHVTVLSSSFTTDIFEYKSFFGNVIFTISVLLSNLDFDVKSLENEKFSFFNKIDSAKTASGVVQQLQLFITKAKEVITTKKAHSGFSNFQLILDYIEEHYAEPLSLSDVANTFHFNPSYLSSYFATHNKEGFNEYLNKIRIEEAVKLLLNTTTPISEISGLVGYSDHSYFCKVFKKQKGLSPSQYRRNQKLK, from the coding sequence TTGAGATCTAGTGAAGGGTGTAGAGTAGTCATTGTTGATGATGAGCAGTTAATCAGGCAAGGAATTAAGCATTATATGCAGTGGGAGCAGGAAGGGTTTCAAATTGTCGGCGAAGCTTCAAATGGTCAGGAGGCTCTTGAGTTAATAGAAAAAACGAAGCCTCATATTGTGTTAACAGATATTGTGATGCCAATTATGGATGGTGAAGAGTTAACTCGAATTGTTAAAAGCAAATATCCGCACATTGAAATTATTATTTTAAGTAGCTATGGTGATTTTGATTATGTAAGATCTACTTTTCAAAATGGGGCAGTTGACTATATTTTAAAGCCTAAGCTTGATACAGAATCATTGCTTACTGTGTTAAAAACGGCAGCAAGCCAAATTCCTTCGTTACAAGGAGAAAAGGAAGAATCGACTGTTGATGTGAATATTGGACATATCATCGAAAAGCTTATTTCAGGTTACGACACACAATATGATGAAAATCTCATTTTAGAGGTATTTCCTTATTCTAACTTTCGTTTGGTTGCAATTGATTATAGGTTAATAGAAGAAAAGAGTTTAGAGGATATTTCTGCAATTAATTCTGAAATTGAAGTACTTATCACATCATTTGCAAAGGATGTGAAACTAGAAATCTTCAAAATAGAAGAAGATGTAAGCGTATTCTTAGTTAATGGTAGTGAAGACTTTTTAACTTTAATTTCAGAGCTCCCTCCTAAAATATTGGAGCATCATTCTCAACTTTCCATACTAATCTCTGAGACTTTTACAAGCTTTTCACAAATTTGGTTGAAATACAACGAAGTGATTAAAAAGATGCTACAATATCGCTTTTATTTTCCCGACACCAATATAGTAATAGAAAAGAATCTTCTAAAAGAAACACCTAAGATCGTTTCTTTTAACCTTGATAAATTTACGAATGACTTTAAACATGAACGGTTTGATTTGGCATTTTCTTATTTAGACGAACATGTAACTGTGTTGTCTTCAAGCTTTACGACAGATATTTTTGAATACAAATCATTCTTCGGAAATGTTATTTTTACGATTTCCGTTTTGTTAAGCAATTTAGATTTTGATGTGAAAAGTTTAGAAAATGAAAAATTTAGTTTTTTTAATAAAATTGATAGTGCAAAAACAGCAAGTGGTGTTGTTCAGCAGTTACAACTATTTATTACAAAAGCAAAAGAAGTGATTACGACAAAGAAAGCTCATTCAGGTTTTTCCAATTTCCAACTCATCCTAGATTATATAGAAGAACATTATGCCGAACCGCTTAGTTTGAGCGATGTTGCTAATACTTTTCATTTTAATCCCTCATATCTATCAAGCTATTTTGCAACGCATAATAAAGAAGGATTCAATGAGTATCTCAACAAAATTCGAATCGAGGAGGCTGTAAAGCTGTTACTGAATACAACCACTCCGATCTCAGAGATTAGTGGACTTGTAGGATATTCTGATCATAGTTATTTTTGTAAGGTTTTTAAGAAACAAAAGGGTCTGTCACCAAGTCAATATCGTAGAAATCAAAAATTGAAATAA
- a CDS encoding carbohydrate ABC transporter permease has product MLKKVFSYGVLIVATIVSIFPFLWMVVSATNKSVDVTQGRLLPGSHFVENFKNLLATVDIVPALINSAKVSISTTILSLLIASLAGYGFEIFKSKSKDVVFNILLLSMMIPFAALMVPLFRMFGTISQTAPFLGIDTLTAAVLPTLTTAFLIFFFRQSTKMFPKDILEAGRIDGLSELGVFFRIYVPTMKTTYAAAAIITFMASWNNYLWPLVVLQSPEKQTIPLLISTLGSSYAPDFGVIMTAIVIATLPAALIFFIMQKHFVAGMMGFSKIKREEV; this is encoded by the coding sequence ATGCTTAAGAAAGTATTTAGTTACGGAGTTTTAATTGTAGCGACGATTGTATCGATTTTTCCGTTTTTATGGATGGTTGTATCGGCAACAAATAAGTCGGTTGATGTTACGCAAGGAAGATTATTACCAGGTTCTCATTTTGTAGAGAATTTTAAAAATCTATTAGCTACTGTCGATATTGTTCCTGCTTTAATTAATTCTGCTAAGGTATCGATTTCAACAACCATTTTATCGCTATTAATTGCGTCACTAGCAGGGTATGGATTTGAGATTTTTAAAAGCAAATCAAAGGATGTTGTGTTTAATATTTTACTTCTATCCATGATGATACCGTTTGCTGCGTTAATGGTTCCGTTATTCCGTATGTTTGGTACGATTTCACAAACAGCACCATTCTTAGGGATTGATACATTAACAGCTGCGGTGTTACCAACCCTTACAACTGCGTTCTTAATCTTTTTCTTTCGTCAAAGTACAAAAATGTTTCCAAAGGATATTCTTGAAGCAGGTCGAATTGATGGATTAAGTGAGTTAGGTGTATTTTTTAGAATTTATGTCCCAACGATGAAAACAACGTATGCAGCAGCAGCGATTATTACGTTTATGGCTAGCTGGAATAACTATTTATGGCCTCTTGTTGTGTTGCAATCTCCTGAAAAGCAAACGATACCATTGCTTATTTCGACTTTAGGCTCAAGTTATGCCCCAGATTTTGGCGTTATTATGACAGCGATTGTTATTGCAACATTGCCTGCTGCACTTATATTCTTCATCATGCAAAAGCACTTTGTTGCAGGTATGATGGGCTTCAGTAAAATAAAGAGAGAGGAAGTTTAG
- the hxlA gene encoding 3-hexulose-6-phosphate synthase, which yields MELQLALDLVNIPEAIELIKEVEDHIDIVEIGTPVVINEGLRAVKEVKAAYPNLKVLADLKIMDAAGYEVMKASEAGADIVTILGAAEDMSIKGAVEEAKKQGKKILVDMIAVKDLACRAKEVDALGVDYICVHTGYDLQAVGKNSFEDLQTIKSVVKNAKTAIAGGIKLDTLSEVINVQPDLVIVGGGITGQEDKKAAAAKMQQMMKENVSVG from the coding sequence ATGGAATTACAATTAGCACTTGATTTAGTCAATATCCCAGAAGCAATTGAATTGATAAAAGAAGTTGAAGATCACATTGATATCGTTGAAATAGGTACACCTGTTGTGATTAATGAAGGTCTACGCGCTGTAAAAGAAGTAAAAGCAGCATACCCTAACTTAAAGGTACTAGCTGACCTGAAAATTATGGATGCAGCTGGTTATGAAGTGATGAAAGCTTCTGAAGCAGGAGCAGATATTGTAACAATTCTTGGCGCAGCTGAAGATATGTCAATTAAAGGTGCGGTAGAAGAAGCGAAAAAGCAAGGGAAAAAGATTCTTGTTGATATGATTGCTGTAAAAGATCTTGCTTGCCGTGCAAAGGAAGTAGATGCTTTAGGCGTTGACTATATTTGTGTACACACAGGTTATGACCTTCAAGCAGTTGGAAAAAATTCATTTGAAGATCTTCAAACAATTAAAAGTGTTGTGAAAAACGCAAAAACGGCTATCGCAGGCGGAATTAAATTAGATACTCTTTCTGAAGTAATTAACGTACAACCAGATCTAGTTATTGTTGGTGGCGGAATTACTGGTCAAGAAGATAAAAAGGCTGCAGCGGCAAAAATGCAACAAATGATGAAAGAAAATGTATCAGTAGGGTAA
- the hxlB gene encoding 6-phospho-3-hexuloisomerase: MQTTQYLTKILNELHQSSSLILDEDAEKLVNGILEAKKVFVAGAGRSGFMGKSFAMRMMHMGIDAYVLGETTTPNFEKDDILIIGSGSGETKSLVLMAEKAHNIGGKIAAVTIFPESTIGQLAHFTIKMPGSPKDQSEGDYQTIQPMGSLFEQTLLLFYDAVILRFMEKKGYDTNEMYGKHANLE; encoded by the coding sequence ATGCAAACGACCCAATATCTAACTAAAATTCTAAATGAACTTCATCAATCTTCAAGCCTTATTTTAGATGAAGATGCTGAAAAATTGGTTAATGGGATTTTAGAAGCCAAGAAGGTTTTTGTCGCAGGTGCTGGTAGATCAGGATTCATGGGAAAATCATTTGCTATGCGGATGATGCATATGGGAATTGATGCATATGTTCTCGGTGAAACCACCACACCTAATTTTGAAAAAGATGATATTTTAATCATCGGGTCTGGCTCAGGAGAAACGAAAAGCTTAGTATTGATGGCTGAAAAAGCCCACAATATAGGCGGTAAAATTGCTGCTGTCACGATTTTCCCAGAATCTACAATTGGACAATTAGCTCATTTTACAATAAAAATGCCTGGGTCGCCAAAAGACCAATCTGAAGGCGATTATCAAACGATTCAACCTATGGGATCCCTTTTTGAACAAACTTTGTTACTTTTCTATGATGCAGTTATCTTGAGGTTCATGGAGAAAAAGGGGTATGATACAAATGAGATGTATGGCAAACATGCCAATCTTGAATAA
- a CDS encoding 3-ketoacyl-ACP reductase, which translates to MTSLKGKKAVITGAGRGIGRATAIALAKEGVNLGLIGLTMSNLEKLTSELEQYEITISAATADVSDLEAVTHAVEHIKSELGSIDILVNNAGIAKFGGFLDLSPEEWENIIKVNLMGVYNVTRAVLPDMLEKNSGDIVNISSTAGQKGAPVTSAYSASKFAVLGLTESLMLEVRKKNIRVTALTPSTVATDLAVETNLISGNPENVMQPEDLAELLVAGLKLNPRVVLKGAGLWSTNP; encoded by the coding sequence ATGACCTCATTAAAAGGGAAAAAAGCTGTAATTACAGGAGCTGGCAGAGGAATTGGACGAGCGACTGCCATTGCTTTAGCAAAAGAAGGAGTTAATCTTGGGTTAATCGGATTAACCATGTCAAATCTTGAAAAACTAACTTCTGAATTAGAACAATACGAAATTACAATTTCTGCTGCAACAGCTGATGTTTCTGACCTTGAAGCAGTTACTCATGCTGTAGAGCATATCAAATCAGAACTAGGTTCTATTGATATACTCGTTAATAATGCTGGTATTGCTAAATTTGGAGGCTTCCTTGACTTATCTCCTGAAGAGTGGGAAAACATTATCAAAGTTAATTTAATGGGTGTTTATAATGTAACAAGAGCTGTGTTACCTGATATGCTTGAGAAAAACTCCGGAGATATTGTTAATATTTCTTCAACAGCTGGCCAAAAAGGGGCCCCTGTTACAAGTGCATACAGTGCATCTAAATTTGCTGTACTAGGATTAACAGAATCACTTATGCTTGAAGTAAGAAAGAAAAACATTCGTGTTACAGCTTTAACACCAAGTACTGTTGCAACAGACTTAGCAGTAGAAACAAATTTAATAAGTGGAAATCCAGAGAATGTGATGCAGCCTGAAGATCTTGCTGAACTACTGGTAGCTGGATTAAAGCTTAATCCAAGAGTCGTTCTTAAGGGCGCTGGATTGTGGTCGACTAATCCTTAA
- a CDS encoding winged helix-turn-helix transcriptional regulator: MSRMNDKTFNCEKELTLSVIGGKWKMLILWHLGKEGTKRFGELKALMPGITQRMLVNQLRELEEDLIVERKVYPVVPPKVEYSLTKQGETLMPILDSMYEWGKNYMNNVIDPEDKNVSVK; encoded by the coding sequence GTGTCACGTATGAATGATAAGACGTTTAACTGTGAAAAAGAATTAACCCTTTCGGTTATCGGTGGTAAATGGAAAATGCTTATTTTATGGCATTTAGGCAAAGAGGGAACAAAACGTTTTGGGGAGCTAAAAGCACTTATGCCCGGCATTACTCAAAGAATGCTTGTTAATCAATTACGCGAGTTAGAAGAGGACCTTATTGTAGAGAGAAAAGTGTACCCTGTTGTGCCTCCGAAGGTAGAATATTCATTGACGAAACAAGGAGAAACACTAATGCCAATTCTCGATTCTATGTACGAATGGGGAAAGAATTATATGAATAATGTTATTGATCCTGAAGATAAAAATGTATCGGTAAAATAA
- a CDS encoding carbohydrate ABC transporter permease: MISAKTSTNTSVSYSTKKRITKTTLIGWSFITLASVLICIFYFYPMVHALIMSFQSGTGTNLKFTGLDNYARLLKDPTFITAVKNTVIYLIIQVPVMIFLALFLSVLLNDKNLKFKGFFRTAIFLPCVTSLVAYSVIFKYLFGVDGIINMMLMKLSFVSEPIQWLTDPFWAKITIVIAITWRWTGYNMIFYLSSLQNIDSSIYEAAKIDGASPIQQFFKITIPMLKPIILFTSITSTIGTLQLFDEVMNITKGGPGNATMTISQYIYNLSFKYTPDFGYAATVSYAIVIMIVVFSIIQFKVAGDRNA; this comes from the coding sequence ATGATATCAGCAAAAACAAGTACAAACACATCTGTTTCTTATTCGACGAAGAAGCGGATTACTAAAACAACCCTCATCGGTTGGTCCTTTATCACATTAGCTTCGGTGTTAATCTGCATTTTTTACTTTTATCCAATGGTTCATGCGTTAATCATGTCTTTTCAATCAGGAACAGGGACAAATTTGAAATTTACTGGTCTTGATAATTATGCTCGATTATTAAAAGATCCGACCTTTATCACAGCCGTAAAAAATACCGTTATCTACTTAATTATTCAAGTGCCGGTCATGATATTTCTAGCTCTATTTTTATCAGTGCTATTAAATGATAAAAATTTAAAATTTAAAGGATTTTTCCGTACCGCGATCTTTTTACCATGTGTAACATCACTTGTCGCGTATTCTGTTATTTTTAAGTATTTATTTGGTGTTGATGGCATTATCAACATGATGTTAATGAAGCTTTCCTTTGTTTCAGAGCCAATACAATGGTTAACAGATCCTTTTTGGGCAAAAATCACGATTGTTATCGCCATTACTTGGCGTTGGACTGGTTATAATATGATCTTTTATTTATCATCACTGCAAAATATTGATTCTTCCATCTATGAAGCTGCCAAAATTGATGGAGCATCTCCTATTCAACAATTTTTTAAGATTACGATTCCAATGTTAAAGCCAATCATTCTTTTTACATCCATTACTTCAACAATCGGAACTCTGCAATTATTTGATGAAGTTATGAATATTACAAAAGGTGGTCCTGGTAATGCAACGATGACGATTTCTCAATATATTTATAATTTATCGTTTAAATATACGCCAGACTTTGGTTATGCAGCGACCGTGTCGTATGCAATTGTGATTATGATTGTTGTTTTCTCTATTATTCAGTTTAAAGTGGCAGGTGATCGAAATGCTTAA
- a CDS encoding ABC transporter substrate-binding protein gives MKKLLVLMMACMMILAACSSGSKETVDSESSESSGSNEITIWAWDPNFNIKALNIAKEYYQKENPDLEIKIVENAQADIIQKLNTSLSSGTTKGLPNIVLIEDYRAQSFLQAYPDSFHEITGSFKTEDFASYKLVPTSLDDKNYGLPFDTGVTGLYVRTDYLEQAGYTVDDLKGIDWNEYIEIGKKVKEATGKNMITLDPNDQGIIRMMMQSAGAWYMKEDGVTPFIAGNEALKKSFEVYKAMLDADIVKPNSDWSQFLAAFNSGEVASVPTGNWITPSVKAEASQSGKWAVVPQPKLPDVESVNASNLGGSSWYVLNVDGKEDATDFLAKTFGSNVDFYQDLVTEIGAIGTYIPASTGEAYKAADEFFAGQTIISDFSTWLEEIPQVNYGLHTYAIDDILIVEMQNYLNGKDIDQVLEDAQQQADAQLQ, from the coding sequence ATGAAAAAGCTACTCGTTTTAATGATGGCTTGCATGATGATCTTGGCTGCATGCTCTTCTGGGTCAAAAGAAACAGTAGATTCAGAGTCAAGTGAATCATCAGGTTCAAATGAAATCACGATTTGGGCATGGGATCCTAACTTTAATATTAAAGCTTTGAATATTGCAAAAGAGTATTATCAAAAAGAAAATCCTGATCTAGAAATCAAGATTGTCGAAAATGCTCAGGCTGATATCATCCAAAAATTAAATACAAGCTTAAGCTCTGGCACAACAAAGGGATTACCAAATATTGTGTTAATTGAAGACTATCGTGCGCAAAGTTTTCTTCAAGCATATCCAGATTCATTCCACGAAATTACTGGATCGTTCAAAACAGAAGATTTTGCATCTTATAAACTAGTACCAACAAGTCTTGATGATAAAAACTATGGTTTACCATTTGACACTGGAGTAACAGGTCTATATGTAAGAACAGATTACTTAGAACAAGCGGGTTACACAGTTGATGATTTAAAAGGAATTGACTGGAACGAATATATCGAAATTGGGAAAAAAGTAAAAGAAGCAACTGGCAAGAATATGATTACACTTGATCCAAACGACCAAGGTATTATTCGTATGATGATGCAATCTGCTGGTGCTTGGTATATGAAAGAAGATGGTGTAACACCATTTATCGCTGGAAACGAAGCACTTAAAAAGTCATTTGAAGTGTACAAAGCAATGCTTGACGCTGATATCGTAAAACCAAACTCTGATTGGAGTCAATTCTTAGCGGCATTTAATAGTGGTGAGGTAGCATCTGTTCCGACTGGAAACTGGATTACACCTTCTGTTAAAGCTGAAGCATCTCAATCAGGCAAATGGGCAGTTGTTCCACAACCGAAGCTTCCAGATGTTGAGTCAGTAAATGCTTCAAACTTAGGTGGAAGCTCATGGTATGTGTTAAATGTTGATGGTAAAGAAGATGCTACTGATTTCTTAGCGAAAACATTTGGTTCAAATGTTGATTTTTATCAAGATTTAGTAACAGAAATTGGGGCAATTGGAACATACATTCCTGCATCAACTGGAGAAGCATATAAAGCGGCTGATGAGTTCTTTGCTGGTCAAACGATTATTTCTGACTTCTCAACATGGTTAGAAGAAATTCCACAAGTGAATTATGGTTTACACACATATGCCATTGACGACATCTTAATTGTTGAAATGCAAAACTACCTTAACGGTAAGGATATTGATCAAGTGCTTGAGGACGCTCAACAGCAAGCTGATGCACAATTACAGTAA